AATTCTGCAGATAGAGTTAAAACATTCAACTGCCCTTCCCCGTCAGCCAAGCTAGAACATATCGTCAAACCTAGCCTTTCTCTCACCATTTCTACCAGCTGGTCCGCGCCTTTAATCGTTCTCCCCGCATCAACAAGCACCTCCAGTACAATATCAATATTCTTGATAGAAACGCCCTCATCAACGAGCCCCTTTAAAACCATTTGAATGTCGGAATATGTCAAAATTGAGGGTATAAGCTCATCTATCAGAGAACCTAACTGATCTCGCCGAAGCTCAACCAATCGCTCAGCTTCGGAACGCGAGATAAAATTCGCAGCGTTCTTTTTCGAAATTTCCTGCATATGCGTGAGAAGTACAGTATCTGGCTCAACCAGGGTATAACCTGCAGCATGAGCTTGGCCGCGATGATCGCTCTCAATCCATATTGCATCCAATCCATAGGTCGGCTCCTTCGTGCGAATACCTTCTAATCGCACCTTCACACCACCCGGATTAATCGCCAATAATTTGCTAGGCTCAATCAAGCCTTCACCGACCACTACTCCAGATATCTTTATGCGATATTCATTTCCCTTAAAGTCTTTTTCTGATTTATAGGCAATGCTTGGCAAGAGCACCCCTAACTGATCAGCCAACTGTTTTCTAAGATAACCAACTCTTGTTTTAAAATCGCTCGCGACTGAAAAATATGCGACAGATAAATCGGTACCAACTATCAATTCAAAAGGTCGAATTTTTAGTATTTCCTCCAAACTGGCATCATCCTTCTCTGCAACATCCGCATCCTTTTGGGGTTCGCCTTCAGCGCCATCCGCCCTCTGCTTTGCTGAAAATCGGTACGCCACCCACGCAAGTAAGCACATTCCAAACAACACTATCGCAACGGGAAGAAGCGGGATTCCGGGGAGAAACATAATTACTAGCAATGCCACTGCCACTATAACCAGTGTTTTGGGGTGTGACAAAAACTGGTTTGCAATTTCCTTAGCTAGACGCCCGTCTGCTGCGGCTCGTGTAATAATTATCCCCGTCGCGACCGCAATAATAAGGGATGGTATTTGCGTTACTATACCATCCCCAACCGTCAACAACGTGTAGCGATGCAACGCATCCCCCCAGCTCATGTTGTGCTGAGCCAAGCCTATCGATAGACCACCAACTATATCGATAATTACAATTATAATTCCGGCAACCGCATCGCCTTTAACAAACTTTGAAGCTCCATCCATAGCTCCATAGAAACTCGCCTCACGCTCCAGCTCAGATCTGCGTAGCTTGGCTTCGTCCTGGTCGATAATACCCATATTCAAATCGGCATCAACACTCATTTGCTTGCCAGGCAAAGAATCAAGAGTGAATCGGGCAGCTACTTCGGCCACTCGCTGTGCACCATTTGTTACAACAACATATTGCACAACAATTAATATTAGAAATACAACCAGGCCAATAACGTAATTACCACCAACTACATGCTCTCCAACAGCGCCGATAACTTTTCCAGCGTCGGCATCCGCAAGAATTAGTCGAGTCGCAGCAATATTAAGTGATAAGCGAAACAATGTAGCTATTAGCAGCAACGAAGGAAATGTCGAAAAAGCTATTGGCTTATCTGTATAGAATGTCACCAACAGAATTAGCAGCGCAGTTGAAAAGTTTGTTACCAGTAAAAAATCCAACAGGCCCGCGGGTATAGGAACAAATAAAATGAGTAATATTGCGACTACACACAGCACAAGTAACATATCACTCGCGCCCGGCTTATCACTTATTTGCCCAATACTACTCATGACACCAACACCTTATTATTCGGCAAAGAAACTATCCAACGATACACTGCGACCACGTCTTTTCTATGAACCTCATTAATTGGA
The Teredinibacter franksiae DNA segment above includes these coding regions:
- a CDS encoding flagellar biosynthesis protein FlhA — protein: MSSIGQISDKPGASDMLLVLCVVAILLILFVPIPAGLLDFLLVTNFSTALLILLVTFYTDKPIAFSTFPSLLLIATLFRLSLNIAATRLILADADAGKVIGAVGEHVVGGNYVIGLVVFLILIVVQYVVVTNGAQRVAEVAARFTLDSLPGKQMSVDADLNMGIIDQDEAKLRRSELEREASFYGAMDGASKFVKGDAVAGIIIVIIDIVGGLSIGLAQHNMSWGDALHRYTLLTVGDGIVTQIPSLIIAVATGIIITRAAADGRLAKEIANQFLSHPKTLVIVAVALLVIMFLPGIPLLPVAIVLFGMCLLAWVAYRFSAKQRADGAEGEPQKDADVAEKDDASLEEILKIRPFELIVGTDLSVAYFSVASDFKTRVGYLRKQLADQLGVLLPSIAYKSEKDFKGNEYRIKISGVVVGEGLIEPSKLLAINPGGVKVRLEGIRTKEPTYGLDAIWIESDHRGQAHAAGYTLVEPDTVLLTHMQEISKKNAANFISRSEAERLVELRRDQLGSLIDELIPSILTYSDIQMVLKGLVDEGVSIKNIDIVLEVLVDAGRTIKGADQLVEMVRERLGLTICSSLADGEGQLNVLTLSAELEARMLGSVGAENAIKLHPSEMDQLFTKIARASEVMLKDNKTPVLLVAGGVRRALRGLLCRAVPHVKVLSVNEVSSHSNVSSSGVISINVRAA